One segment of Sinorhizobium sp. BG8 DNA contains the following:
- the hisD gene encoding histidinol dehydrogenase, with product MAIRLDYRDADFEQRFAAFLTTKREVSEDVNAIARDIIEDVRSRGDAALADYTRRFDGLDFSVVPMAVTAAELDAAFSSVDPKIIAALELAAERIRKHHARQLPKDDLYEDALGVGLGSRWTAIDAVGLYVPGGTASYPSSVLMNAVPAKVAGVPRIVIVVPAKDGAVNPAVLAAARIAGVDEIYRIGGAQAVAALAYGTETISPVAKITGPGNAFVAAAKRLVFGTVGIDMIAGPSEVLVIADRENDPDWLAADLLAQAEHDPGAQSILITDDEAFAASVEAAVERQLKTLERSETATASWRDFGAVILVEKLSDAVPLANRIAAEHLELAMSDPEAMVAEIRNAGAIFVGRHTPEVIGDYVGGSNHVLPTARSARFSSGLSVLDYMKRTSILRLGPEQLRALGPAAITLAEAEGLGAHARSVSIRLNPEG from the coding sequence TTGGCAATCAGGCTTGACTATCGCGACGCCGACTTCGAACAGCGTTTCGCCGCGTTTCTCACGACCAAGCGCGAAGTCTCGGAGGATGTGAACGCGATCGCGCGCGACATCATCGAGGACGTGCGCAGCCGCGGCGATGCGGCACTCGCCGACTATACCCGGCGTTTCGACGGTCTCGACTTTTCGGTCGTGCCGATGGCCGTCACCGCGGCGGAGTTGGACGCGGCATTTTCCTCTGTCGATCCGAAGATCATCGCCGCCCTGGAACTCGCGGCAGAGCGCATCCGCAAGCACCATGCCCGCCAGCTTCCGAAGGACGACCTCTATGAGGACGCCCTCGGCGTCGGGCTCGGCTCGCGCTGGACCGCCATCGATGCGGTCGGTCTCTATGTGCCCGGCGGCACGGCGAGCTATCCGAGTTCCGTCTTGATGAATGCGGTGCCGGCCAAGGTTGCCGGTGTGCCGCGCATCGTCATCGTCGTTCCGGCCAAGGACGGAGCGGTGAACCCCGCCGTGCTCGCCGCCGCGCGAATCGCGGGCGTGGACGAGATTTATCGCATCGGCGGTGCGCAGGCCGTAGCCGCCCTTGCCTATGGCACTGAGACCATCTCGCCCGTGGCCAAGATCACCGGGCCGGGCAACGCCTTCGTGGCGGCCGCCAAGCGGCTCGTCTTCGGCACCGTCGGCATCGACATGATTGCCGGACCGTCGGAGGTACTGGTCATCGCCGACCGCGAGAACGACCCGGATTGGCTTGCAGCCGACCTGCTCGCGCAGGCGGAGCACGATCCCGGGGCGCAATCGATCCTGATTACCGATGACGAGGCTTTCGCGGCCTCCGTCGAGGCGGCCGTGGAGCGGCAGCTGAAAACGCTCGAGCGATCCGAGACGGCGACGGCGAGCTGGCGCGATTTCGGTGCGGTCATCCTTGTCGAGAAGCTGAGCGATGCCGTGCCGCTTGCAAACCGCATCGCCGCCGAGCACCTCGAGCTCGCAATGTCCGACCCCGAGGCGATGGTGGCGGAGATCCGCAATGCCGGAGCCATCTTCGTCGGCCGCCACACCCCGGAAGTGATCGGCGACTATGTCGGCGGATCGAACCATGTCCTGCCGACCGCACGCTCTGCCCGGTTCTCCTCCGGCCTTTCGGTGCTCGACTACATGAAGCGCACGTCGATCCTGCGGCTCGGGCCGGAGCAATTGCGCGCCCTCGGGCCTGCGGCCATCACGCTTGCCGAAGCGGAGGGCCTCGGAGCGCACGCCCGGTCTGTCTCCATCCGGCTCAACCCGGAGGGATGA